Proteins co-encoded in one Neoarius graeffei isolate fNeoGra1 chromosome 11, fNeoGra1.pri, whole genome shotgun sequence genomic window:
- the pth2 gene encoding tuberoinfundibular peptide of 39 residues, producing the protein MSLSLTPRPALLLIVLLRISLDTSAFPQPFKKISPSFGQDSLQELWKVLYPSISLRDWSIQMLSSPDFGGAEPKRTEQLPVDEWIPLSQSEMEEKLMMGWPVDWQQQGGNKEKRNIVVADDAAFREKSKLLTAMERQKWLNSYMQKLLVVNSK; encoded by the exons ATGTCTCTAAGTCTAACTCCTCGCCCTGCGCTTTTACTCATCGTGCTGCTGCGTATAAGCCTGGACACTTCTGCTTTCCCTCAACCCTTCAAGAA AATATCCCCTTCATTTGGCCAGGATTCTTTACAGGAGCTATGGAAGGTTCTTTACCCTTCCATCTCACTCCGTGACTGGAGCATCCAGATGTTGTCCAGCCCAGACTTCGGTGGAGCAGAGCCCAAAAGAACAGAGCAGCTGCCTGTGGATGAGTGGATCCCACTTAGCCAATCAGAAATGGAGGAGAAATTGATGATGGGATGGCCAGTAGACTGGCAGCAGCAGGGGGGCAACAAGGAAAAGAGAAACATTGTGGTGGCAGACGATGCAGCATTCCGAGAGAAGAGTAAACTTCTCACAGCGATGGAGAGACAGAAATGGCTAAACTCATACATGCAGAAACTCCTGGTGGTTAACTCCAAATAA